The nucleotide sequence gtggcccaggggggatgtcccccctggcggcaggggcagattagttcattttatgggtgttttttttcaaaagtatattgtgaagatatgggtgtgaaggcgcgaagcgccgagccgacgccgcgaagcgcctagcttgctagggggggccgggggcatgcccccccggaaaattttgaaaaaaaggatgcaaaatggtgcaatctggtgcattctgaggatgatcattaccagtttcaggcagcagattttgtcactgattaataccccaaaaattgaaactcaatgtaaaataaagaaatgcatacctcattcaatattttcattttttggctgggggggggggggggggtccggaaaccctagaaccccttcccccccccctcgttgtgggggtcagggggcaaagccccctgaagctgataggtaggtcatattctgagataggaaaatggtcgctccttgcatgaaacggcataaaataagcaataataaaaaaaattaaataagtaaggtacatgtttaggctagggggggggggggggggggggttgcgcaacccccataacccccccggtagtccggccctgcccaGCCCTCAACCTCATCCTCTTGCTCTTCTTTGGAGAAAATCAGCCACCAGAAAGTCATCGTCTTACCATGAAATCAAGcttacattatttttttatatctcCGGTAATTAATCGGTCTCAACATCAAGAATGCAGGGCACAGAAAAACATCACATCCGTCTGCACATGGAATCAACCATTCAACCACACGATATGTTAATCTTGATACTTTACACTCGGCAACCAATCTAATTTTGCATAACATAATCTTCATGCCCAATCACAGCCAGCTTGACAAAAAGAACAATCAATCACAACTTCTGATTCCTCACAGTCACATGAACCGGAATGGTCTGCTGCTCAGGCCAATCACAGCCAGCTTGACAAAACGAGCAACCAATCACAACTTTTCATTCTCCACATGGACCTGGATGGTGCCCTGCTCGTTGCCGGGAGAGGGCATTTCGGAGGAAGTGGAGGTGTTGTCTTGGCGATACATGGGCAGACGTTCCTTCCTGGACCCGGCGAGAGGCGCTCGGCGGCGACGAAGCAGAGGGTGGTGAAAGTCTGTCATGGACACCACCTGGGGGACAACAACCACACATcttaaatacagtggaaccccccttttaagcccccccccccctttctacgacctgattttctcagattttctgaggtcttaaaagggggttccactgtacccaaGTGCTGCAGAGAGAGGAGCATGTTGCCAAGGATGAAGTTACCTCCCTTACAGCAAatgagggaaaaagagagagtgagagacggGGACAGAGAGACGGGGACAGCGCAGCTACCGATAACTTGCAGAATTTGCAGACTGTCCAATAAAGCAATCACTCTAAATACCCAGACTACTCACCAACAGAAATTAACGAGAATCTGTTTGAAGGTTATAATGAGGCTCTCTCACCCAAACAATGCTCCATATAATGTTTACAGACTGTAGTGTACTTGTAGGCACGCCATCTCAGACCTGGTCAGGCTTAACCATAGGACAAGATCataccacttggtcacatacataGGACAAGATCataccacttggtcacatacataGGACAAGATCataccacttggtcacatacataGGACAAGATCATACCACTTGGTGCTCATGTGCACAGTgagaattatttttttatagaATTAATTTTCTAAATGCAACAGTGGCTTTTTtttagaaattaattcataaaaaatgtcaactcaacacagcaagcagtcagggtgtgtGATTTTTGGTATGCGACCAAGTGGTGGGATGTTCTAATATCATGTAAATGCCTGGCCAGATCAGCTCTAAGATGGTGAGCGGGAAGGAGTTTGCCTTCAATTACACTACATACAGCGTGTAAAACATTATGGCACATCGTTTGACTGAGAGAGCCTTGTCATAAATATAACCATTACAGGATTTCTTGTTAATACCTTTTTGTGAGTATTTCTAGCCagatgagatggtgagccaagatGGTGTTTTCACAAGAAAGTGTATCTTTAAGCTGTACTTACGATAAGAAAGCACACAATGATGCCAAGCAGCGACCCCCCCAGCACATCGCTCCAGTGGTGCTTGTAGTCGGACACGCGCGACAGGCAGGTGAAAAAAGCCATGGTAAACACAGCCACCTGCAGCACTGGACGAAGCAGTTTCGCTTGGCTGACCACTAAGCGAGCCTGCAGGTACACCTGTCAAACAACAGATGTAAATATCGTGTTATCATTATGCAACATCATTTTCATTGACAAACTGCATTGGAAAGGGCTGTGAAAATTCCTCATAAAGGGAGCTAACTCAAATTTGAGGTTTCTGACAATGACATGAACATAttacatgaaaacacacacacacccagggtttcatttacttgtgcgccctgcgccattggcgcattaaatctgaaaatgtcccatcacaattcctgtcagtgcgtcaaagggcgcattgagattacgtaccactgcgccaccaaatgtacactttacattggattaaacacacacacacacacacacacacacacacacacacacatgtatagaTAACACAATATAGctgctaattctcagatggcaccataatGTACCAATTGCATCTTTagtcaaaacgcgtacaggcctctttggcgcttcttgcctttgactatgtcccatcggacaaatgtcccattgcctttttctcccaggttaaACCCTGCACACCAATCACTAGAATAACCAACACAAACTCAAAGTTGACAAATATAATTCAAAGGTCCTGTCCTGTCGTAGCCTCAAATTGTAAACAGCCAATCCACAGCAACAACATTCTCCAATGATATTATTTCCAGGTGCAATGGTTTTGTCAACGAAAACTAgaaaaaataaatccaaaaacaaagagactgccaacgttccaaaattcagaatcaaaaaacaagaaaggtaggttgttggaacgtttgttattgacaaaacaatacattcacagatatttcgacccaacggtctttcaagtgaacagacaaacaaatattcacacaaaacttatcttgatagttctatcagtttacgtccactggTCAGGAAGCCGAGCCAATGAATCAACTAAAACTAGGTTCACCCACTCACCCCCATGGCGTGGAAAGTTACTCCATCAATTTCAAACTTGAAAAAATCATAGTAATCACTGCAAGTTTTCCAAAATCATAAATGCTCAAACATTGCAGGCAGAAGATATGTGTCACAGGTATCACTGAATGAAGCGGGTGTTTCAGGGATCTGCATTTGGAAGCTGAAGCTGGCCGTAATGGGGGAACGAGGGTTAGTATTGATAATAAAAGCCAGTGTGGGAAGTGTACGGTACACTGTTTCACCCTTGCTTACCATGAGGAATGCAGCAGAGTACATGGACATGGACGCATGGCCTGATGGGAAGGACAACCTGCAACCAACAGCACATTTTCATCATAACTCAACCCTTCAAGTTAACCCTGTATCTGCAACAACATATACACAGTTGCAGAATAACGATGTTTGTATCAAACGCCACTGTTCTAACTGCACTAATCCATGTACATGCACGCAGTTTTAGCCCCTTAACTCTTATACAATTATAATTCGGGGTCCCAAGACACTCTGGGTATAGCGTCAGTGGGGAGTTCTGGCTGTTGTGAACTAAAAATGTGTTCGCATAATTCCCAACACCTAGCCACCccccaatttgttttattatcattttgtttttttccccgctGAAAGAGCACTGCTATTCCTTCCTACCTGGCCTGTCTCATCTTGACGGAGTCATCCCCAGTGCACACATCCAGCATGATAAAGATGTCAGAGCAGTTACTGGGGATGTTCTCGGGCCGACAGACGTCCAGGAAGTGTGGCCGCAGTCTGCCGATGCTGTACTTTCCTGTCTCCGTCAGCAGCTGAGTGATGGCGGCGCCGAAGAAAAAGATGACGATGGAGCGGTAACTGGACTCAGAACAACTTTTGGGCACCGGTGGAATCTCTGTGGGCACCAACACGCAGCACCGCGTTGTTTTCTGAAGGAGGCATTCCACCAAGAGAATCTGTAGAAAACCAAACAGGTCTGATTAATTATTATATATGTTTCAACGAGGAACAGACTGCTTGAATAAATCATGAATGGAGTCCATAGAAACGCAAACGAGAAGAGGCGAAGAATCTCTGAGTGTTTTTACACTCAATCGGGTTTGTTTTTGATtatccattttttttaatcttcttCTTACACCAAAGAGAACCAGCTATTTGTTACTTACTAACAAGCATTTTGTTTTAAAGCACGTTACGAATAAAAAGTCTTACAAATAATAACAAAATATGATTATTTCATACCACTGTAACCAGGTGTAACAAAAAATGAACAGATAGAAAGAAGACTGGGGATCAGATAGAAAGAAGACTAGGGATCAGTCAGAAAGAAGACTAGGGATCAGATAGAAAGAAGACTAGGGATCAGTCAGAAAGAAGACTAGGGATCAGACAGAAAGAAGACTAGGGATCAGTCAGAAAGAAGACTAGGGATCAGTCAGAAAGAAGACTAGGGATCAGTCAGAAAGAAGACTAGGGATCAGTCAGAAAGAAGACTAGGGATCAGTCAGAAAGAAGACTAGGGATCAGTCAGAAAGAAGACTAGGGATCAGTCAGAAAGAAGACTAGGGATCAGTCAGAAAGAAGACTCGGGATCAGTCAGAAAGAAGACTAGGGATCAGTCAGAAAGAAGACTAGGGATCAGTCAGAAAGAAGACTAGGGATCAGTCAGAAAGAAGACTAGGGATCAGTCAGAAAGAAGACTAGGGATCAGTCAGAAAGAAGACTAGGGATCAGTCAGAAAGAAGACTAGGGATCAGTCAGAAAGAAGACTAGGGATCAGTCAGAAAGAAGACTAGGGATCAGACAGAAAGAAGACTAGGGATCAGTCAGAAAGAAGACTAGGGATCAGTCAGAAAGAAGACTAGGGATCAGTCAGAAAGAAGACTAGGGATCAGACAGAAAGAAGACTCAGGATCAGACAGAAAGAAGACTAGGGATCAGTCAGAAAGAAGACTAGGGATGAGTCAGAAAGAAGACTAGGGATCAGACAGAAAGAAGACTAGGGATCAGTCAGAAAGAAGACTAGGGATCAGTCAGAAAGAAGACTAGGGATCAGACAGAAAGAAGACTAGGGATCAGTCAGAAAGAAGACTAGGGATCAGTCAGAAAGAAGACTAGGGATCAGTCAGAAAGAAGACTAGGGATCAGTCAGAAAGAAGACTAGGGATCAGTCAGAAAGAAGACTAGGGATCAGACAGAAAGAAGACTAGGGATCAGTCAGAAAGAAGACTAGGGATCAGACAGAAAGAAGACTAGGGATCAGTCAGAAAGAAGACTAGGGATCAGACAGAAAGAAGACTAGGGATCAGTCAGAAAGAAGACTAGAGATCAGACAGAAAGAAGACTCGGGATCAGTCAGAAAGAAGACTAGGGATCAGTCAGAAAGAAGACTAGGGATCAGTCAGAAAGAAGACTAGGGATCAGACAGAAAGAAGACTAGGGATCAGTCAGAAAGAAGACTAGGGATCAGTCAGAAAGAAGACTAGGGATCAGTCAGAAAGAAGACTAGGGATCAGTCAGAAGGACTAGGGATCAGTCAGAAAGAAGACTAGGGATCAGTCAGAAAGAAGACTAGGGATCAGTCAGAAAGAAGACTAGGGATCAGTCAGAAAGAAGACTAGGGATCAGTCAGAAAGACTAGGGATCAGTCAGAAAGACTAGGGATCAGTCAGAAAGACTAGGGATCAGTCAGAAAGAAGACTAGGGATGAGTCAGAAAGAAGACTAGGGATCAGTCAGAAGGAAGACTAGGGATCAGTCAGAAAGAAGACTAGGGATCAGTCAGAAGGAAGACTAGGGATCAGTCAGAAAGAAGACTGGGGATCAGATAGAAAGAAGACTAGGGATCAGTCAGAAAGAAGACTAGGGATCAGACAGAAAGAAGACTAGGGATCAGTCAGAAAGAAGACTAGGGATCAGTCAGAAAGAAGACTAGGGATCAGACAGAAAGAAGACTAGGGATCAGACAGAAAGAAGACTAGGGATCAGACAGAAAGAAGACTAGGGATCAGACAGAAAGAAGACTAGGGATCAGTCAGAAAGAAGACTAGGGATCAGTCAGAAAGAAGACTAGGGATCAGTCAGAAAGAAGACTAGGGATCAGTCAGAAAGAAGACTAGGGATCAGACAGAAAGAAGACTAGGGATCAGTCAGAAAGAAGACTAGGGATCAGACAGAAAGAAGACTAGGGATCAGTCAGAAAGAAGACTAGGGATCAGTCAGAAAGAAGACTAGGGATCAGTCAGAAAGAAGACTAGGGATCAGTCAGAAAGAAGACTAGGGATCAGATAGAAAGAAGACTAGGGATCAGATAGAAAGAAGACTAGGGATCAGTCAGAAAGAAGACCTAGGGATCAGATAGAAAGAAGACTAGGGATCAGATAGAAAGAAGACTAGGGATCAGTCAGAAAGAAGACTAGGGATCAGACAGAAAGAAGACTAGGGATCAGACAGAAAGAAGACTAGGGATCAGTCAGAAAGAAGACTAGGGATCAGATAGAAAGAAGACTGGGGATCAGATAGAAAGAAGACTAGGGATCAGTCAGAAAGAAGACTGGGGATCAGATAGAAAGAAGACTAGGGATCAGATAGAAAGAAGACTAGGGATCAGTCAGAAAGAAGACTAGGGATCAGTCAGAAAGAAGACTAGGGATCAGTCAGAAAGAAGACTAGGGATCAGTCAGAAAGAAGACTAGGGATCAGTCAGAAAGAAGACGAGGGATCAGTCAGAAAGAAGACTAGGGATCAGTCGACTCACAGAGAGGATGGGGAGCCCCATTCCAACCACCACAAGAAGCCATGTGGGAACGGTGTCAGCCTTGTAGGGGTGCATCAAACTCTGGTCATCGCAGAAGAATCCACGGTGGAAAGGCTGAGCCACTACATTGATGATCAGTACTGGGACTGCCACTGAAAATAAAATCATTCATCAGATTAATCATTAAGTTACAGCTAATCTTACAAGTTACATGTGCCCTGGCTTAATTTATAATGTGTCGCACATGTGTATAGAACTTTTCAGATCATACATCCCCAACCAAACAAATGGTGGCTCAGAATCAgatataaatataaaaaatgacATAAAGCTCCTTATAATAATTAATAAGCTTTGAAATAAATGTGACCATTTTATTAAAGCTGTCAATTCACCGTTTTAACTTTTATCGCTCACAGTCACAATCCCATGAAACTTAATGATAAAATCAGAAACAGTAAAATGTCAGTGTGGTGTCTCATTTTTAATCAAGAGTGCACAGCTGTCACCCCCAGCATGAGCCCTTAAATTAACTTTCCCTCTAAATTTCCCCTTAAAAAAAACGAACTATACTAGTCTCATGTCATGATTACAGTTGCTAAGACTAGAGAAAAAGATTATGAATTATTGAAAAAGAATCATGTTTAAAAAACCATACACCTTGCTTTATTAAGAAGAAGATAGTATCAAATGTGCGAGAGTTTGGCGTTTACAAAATCTGTAAACCCAGAATAGATGCCTGAAAACCCACCTGCCCACTCAAGAAAAACAGAACCTACCTTTAAATGTTCCGTCACGACTGAAAATATTGGGGAATCGATCACATTATCGACAAGAAATTACTGAAATTCGATATCAATAAATAAGATTAAGAGGAATCCGGCATCATCTGGCTCTGTTCAAATTATTCACTGTGAGTGTGAAAAATGTAACTttttctcactgtctcactctcgtTTTCAGCCAGTGAAAAAAGCACCTGTTCTTCTTTAGCGACTGCTATCTCATATAACCAAATGATATTACTGTCAGACTGTAAGACAGACTATCTTTTATCCATCCAAAACTTACCACAGCAGACGCACGCTATATCCACAAGAGCACGAAAACAGAAACGCTTTCGACTCAACATTCTTTCAGGTCCGTCTCCGAACGCCGCCATGACAGTAAAGGGAGAGAACTGTGGCAAAACTGCCCAAAGCAGACGAGGGCACTGACTGacatcaacactctcacctacgcACAGGTGAGGTCAGACAGGTAGATAATAGAGCCGTTTAAAGAGACTAATTGTATCGCCTACGTGCGTTGCACAATGCAAGAAGGGAAGTTGGCAAATGATGTTCTTGTATTTATTGAAAAGGTTGAAATTGAATTCGTAGTGTATaaggcacaacaacaacaaacaagtcgcgtaaagcgaaaatacaatatttagtcaagtagctgtcgaactcacagaatgaaactgaacgcaacgccatttttcagcaagaccgtatactcgtagcggggtagtagttgcgctaagaaggatagcacgctttccttacctctctttgttttaactttctgagcgtgtttttaatcgaaacatatcatatctatatgtttttggaatcaggaaccgacaaggaataagatgaaagtgtttttgaagtcatttggacaatttaattttgataataatttttatatatttaattttcagagcttgtttttaattcgaatataacatatttatatgtttttggaatcagcaaatgatggagaataagataaacgtaaatttggatcgtttttaaaatttttatttttttttacaattttcagatttttaatgaccaaagtcattaattaatttttaagccaccaagctgaaatgcaataccgaagtccgcgcttcgtcgaagattacttgaccaaaatttcaaccaatttggttgaaaaatgagggcgtgacagtgccgcctcaactttcacgaaaagccggatatgacgtcatcaaagacatttatcaaaaaaatgaaaaaaacgttcggggatttcatacccaggaactctcatgtcaaatttcataaagatcggtccagtagtttagtctgaatcgctctacacacacacacacacacacacacagacacacagacacacagacacacgcacatacaccacgaccctcgtttcgattccccctcgatgttaaaatatttagtcaaaacttgactaaatataaaaaaataggtgtggttacggtaacatagccaaaaacaagtcgcgtaaggcgaaaatacaatatttagtcaagtagctgccatttttcagcaagaccgtatactcgtagcatcgtcagtccaccgctcatggcaaaggcagtgaaattgacaagaagagcggggtagtagttgcgctaagaaggatagcacgcttttctgtacctctctttgttttaactttctgagcgtgttttaatccaaacatatcatatctatatgtttttggaatcaggaaccgacaaggaataagatgaaagtgtttttgagtcacttgagaaaaagtgactctatgtaatcggtcagtgttagtctgtccggccggccggccggccgtccgtccggccggccggccggccgtccgtagacaccaccttaacgttggacttttctcggaaactatcaaagcgatcgggctcatattttgtttagtcgtgacctccaattacctctacactttaacgatggtttcgttgacctttgacctttttcaaggtcacaggtcagcgtcaaaggaaaaattagacattttatatctttgacaggaaactatcaaagcgatcgggctcatattttgtttagtcgtgacctccaatgacctctacactttaacgatggtttcgttgacctttgacctttttcaaggtcacaggtcagcgtcaaaggaaaaattagacattttatatctttgacaaagttcatcggatgtgattgaaactttgtaggattattctttacatcaaagtatttacatctgtagccttttacgaacgttatcagaaaaacaagggagataactagccttttctgttcggcaacacacaacttaacgttgggcttttctcggaaactataaaagtgaccgggctcaaattttatgtgaacgtgactcattgtgttgtgaatagcaatttcttcctgtccatctgatgcctcatataatattcagaactgcgaaagtgactcgatcgagcgtttgctcttcttgttaaattgatttggacaatttaattttgataataatttttatatatttaattttcagagcttgtttttaatccgaatataacatatttatatgtttttggaatcagcaaatgatggagaataagataaacgtaaatttggatcgttttataaatttttatttttttttacaattttcagatttttaatgaccaaagtcattaattaatttttaagccaccaagctgaaatgcaataccgaagtccgggcttcgtcgaagattacttgaccaaaatttcaaccaatttggttgaaaaatgagggcgtgacagtgccgcctcaactttcacgaaaagccggatatgacgtcatcaaagacatttatcaaaaaaatgaaaaaaacgtatggggatttcatacccaggaactctcatgtcaaatttcataaagatgggtccagtagtttagtctgaatcgctctacacacacacacagacagacagacagacagacagacagacacacacacacacacacacacacacacacatacaccacgaccctcgtctcgattcccccctctacgttaaaacatttagtcaaaacttgactaaatataaaaatagggtaggaaggtaggcaatcacttttttttttaaacttttttttctaatgtgtacaaattaaacctacttgacagggaaataagtgtgcgactcgagcgctttcgctttcattgcgttttctgcactcgttttcttgtttttttgtatgtggttttttttgacaaatgtaataaaaagttatagggtcggcccctaaaaatagggtaggtcgggctaccgtaaccacacctatttttttttttttttaggtctaaTGACGCAGCCTTTCAGTGGGCCCTTCATCACGCCAGTTACACGGTGTCACTCGGTAAGTTTACCGTGACTGACTGCACACGCTTGAATACGtcaggtgtgggggggggg is from Littorina saxatilis isolate snail1 linkage group LG5, US_GU_Lsax_2.0, whole genome shotgun sequence and encodes:
- the LOC138967560 gene encoding phospholipid phosphatase 1-like, with protein sequence MAAFGDGPERMLSRKRFCFRALVDIACVCCVAVPVLIINVVAQPFHRGFFCDDQSLMHPYKADTVPTWLLVVVGMGLPILSILLVECLLQKTTRCCVLVPTEIPPVPKSCSESSYRSIVIFFFGAAITQLLTETGKYSIGRLRPHFLDVCRPENIPSNCSDIFIMLDVCTGDDSVKMRQARLSFPSGHASMSMYSAAFLMVYLQARLVVSQAKLLRPVLQVAVFTMAFFTCLSRVSDYKHHWSDVLGGSLLGIIVCFLIVVSMTDFHHPLLRRRRAPLAGSRKERLPMYRQDNTSTSSEMPSPGNEQGTIQVHVENEKL